From a region of the Rhipicephalus microplus isolate Deutch F79 chromosome X, USDA_Rmic, whole genome shotgun sequence genome:
- the LOC119160762 gene encoding uncharacterized protein LOC119160762: protein MTRVLVAGDSMVKYVDQYFPSRRGLSVSVAAHRGIRIEHLLSMIADKLASFDVVIVHVGTNNTVDSVNMCMDKYRQLAQGIIESNPTLHVAFSAILPRGQNRYRQGEEQLCDVCHLNDHYRNVNAALAQLCLERGFTILDSLVDSWPGFLSRDNVHPSRLGNKVLSDFLYREACALSTQLERRHIQQSYKESKASAWSGWARQEHFSINLEVDFPALGPVHCGLTLLSSHQEVG from the coding sequence ATGACGCGTGTGTTAGTAGCGGGCGATTCAATGGTGAAATACGTCGACCAGTATTTCCCATCGCGCCGTGGCTTGTCTGTTAGCGTTGCCGCACACAGAGGAATAAGGATTGAGCACTTGCTCTCAATGATTGCTGACAAGCTGGCCAGTTTTGATGTTGTCATTGTACATGTTGGCACGAACAACACTGTTGACAGTGTCAACATGTGTATGGACAAATATCGCCAGCTCGCTCAGGGAATCATCGAAAGCAATCCCACGTTGCATGTAGCTTTTTCTGCCATTCTTCCTCGGGGGCAGAATCGGTACCGCCAAGGGGAAGAACAGTTGTGTGATGTTTGTCATTTGAATGACCACTACAGGAATGTGAATGCCGCACTCGCACAGCTTTGCCTGGAGAGGGGCTTCACTATCCTGGATAGTCTTGTGGACAGCTGGCCTGGATTCCTGAGCAGGGATAATGTCCACCCCAGCCGGCTTGGCAACAAGGTGCTGTCAGACTTCCTGTACCGTGAGGCCTGTGCCTTGTCCACCCAACTAGAGAGGAGACACATCCAACAGTCCTACAAGGAGTCCAAGGCATCTGCATGGAGTGGGTGGGCTCGGCAGGAGCACTTTTCCATCAACTTGGAAGTCGATTTTCCAGCACTTG